A window of Nicotiana sylvestris chromosome 8, ASM39365v2, whole genome shotgun sequence genomic DNA:
AATTTAGTAAATGGTAGCTATAGCAAGCTAATAATCACTAAAACAAAGTGATTTCTGAAAATTTCTCTTAAAAGAACAACAAATTATGTTATGATAATTACATTATGGTGAGTTTAAACACCAAAATGCATGTTATCAGGGAtagattttaataaaaattagaTTGTTCTTTGCAGTTAATCACCATTTGTTAGTTTACTACATAGGAATAAGAAATGATGTATTTATGTAATTGTCTCACTACATAGGAATaagaaataatgtaattatgTAATCGTCATGCATAGATGAAGAAATTTAGAAAGGATTTTTTAGGTAGAATAAGATACAATCaacttaaatatttttaaggATTGATTGTATGTATTTGTCGAATTTGGATGCTTTATGTGATGCAAATGCATTTATAGGATAAAGGTACCAGTTTCAACACTCTCATAAATTGAATAACATATGGGAAATGATTTTTTAATAAATATCATACAAAATTTTTATAATAATTAACATGAAATATATATGCGTCCAGATGGACCCAAAGCTCAGAGATCTTTTTACATTTCAATCAGATACCGCTTATAGAATACTTCTGTATGATGAAGCAAGTATCGGAACAAACTGAAGTAAGAATATCTCTATccaaaatcctaaaaatgattaaCGTTTACCAGTTTTAGGAACTTACGGTTTTTCAATAAGCGTTAATTTATAACGGCGCAAACACATGTTTTGGATATTATTTCtgtaatttttaaaattattattattgaCAAAATAATACACATACAACGTGCGTACTCAAGGACTAGTTAGTTAACAAGAGTAAATAATTACCTTTTACATTTTGACAAATGTAACGGAAATTTAACTTATACTATTAGTTATAAACCCCATATGTGTGTCCTAAGCATTTCCCATTATATTGGAGTATCAACGCTAGGGTGAGTTTTAGCATAAAGGTAAAAGTTGCCTAACATAAGTCACATGTTTAAGTTCTAAAAGGGTTGCTCAACATTGTTAGTGGCATAAAGTCAAAGTTTAATGAGAAGActtaatttttttcttaaaaaaactttctatatatatatatatatatatatatttaattttgcTATCTATTTTTCTAAGATATTGAGATGCAAAGATATTAATAGTTGTTTTAAAATcaagttattttaataatttttttcaatttaaaataTATCTAATCCACTTAAACTCTACTAAGACATTATTGATCCAAGATAAAATTTTATCAATTtcaattgagaaaaaaaaaactccCCAGATACAACTGTTATATGAACATTATTCTATAAGGAATATATATGCATTTAGCATAGAATCAATCTTGTTATTTGATTCAGTATATCTATTAGAATATTATCTTCTACTTGTATTATTTTCCGTAACACTTTAAAttcgaaaaataaatcaaaaCTACCAATTTTATTGTAGGCCTTGCAAAATTTCGTACGGATCTAATATTTTAAATTGCAGCAACGACTTTTAGTAGTAGTATTTTGCATGGTAAAAGAGACTACGGACTAGCACAAAATCACATCGATATGACAATAAGTGTAGAAAGTATATTCAAAGTGATTTAGGGACTAAGAAAATTATAGAACCAAGCTAAGTTGAAAACTACTAAATGACCTAGTGTTTTAAATGAATTTGAACAAGATTCAACTTCAAAGGAGCGTAACTCTCAATATATGAAGAGTTATATGATGCATGATCTATATAATAAAAGGTCTATCCgtttaattttaaatattttaaaccATATTTCATTCTACAAGAAGTTATGGTCTTTTTACAAAGGGTAGTAGAACAACTACACTAGCAAGAACTTGATGACACTACAACATTTTAAGCCTACAACCACACTAATTTAGGCAACGCTTAAAAAGTGTTGCCAAAAGTATATGTAGGAACACTTTTTAGGCGTGACCTTTGAGTAGAGTCTTTGGCCGCGGATTTTAAGGTAACACTTATAAAGCGTTCCGTTTAATTGTAAAGGCAACATTTTCTAAGTGTTGCCTAAATATAAATCTTTTGGCCACGCTTTTAAATTATATTGCAACGTTTTTGAACAGTTGCTATATTATCATACTAAATACCACCCTTTACAAGCGTACCCTAAAAATTTCTTataaaaaattcccaaaaatttccCACCAAAATTACGCTTCATATTCCGCCAATTCTCATAAGTCCAAGATCGAATATTACTTGGAAAACCCTATAGGAATACATAGCAAAAATAGTACTTGGAAACCCCTACAGGAATAAGTAGCAAATCAGTTTAAACGCCACCGGTGCTCCAATCCCTCAATTGCTGCTTCTATTTCTACGTTTGCTTCATCCTTGGTTGCTGCTCTTCTATTGCTTTTAGAATTGTAAGTTCTCAAGCTTTTAGAAATAGTTATATTATACCAATCTCTGTTTTCTTTAATTTTCTAATTCCAAGAAAGAAAGAACTGAACAAGCCTCTACAAACTTAATTTAGATAAAACCCATCTCATGAAAAAGTCTCTAATTTTTTTATCCCATTGGGTAAGAGTAATACATATTTGATCCCATTGGGTAAGAGTAATACATATTTCCTCTAACCAAATTTGAGTTAGTGATACTCAAACTTAGTCGTACAATTTGATCTAACCAAGTAGTATACGTCGAATGTATTTATGTAGTGATTGTCATGTATCTGAGTTGGTTCCAtgcttttgttatttttgttgagATTCCATCTTCGTGAATGTACTCAATTAGCTTGGTGATAGAGCCTCTGTTGTCCAAAATAGAGTACAAACAGTTGGCATCGCACACAAAATTCAGTGTCCTGGCCTGTTGTTTCCTCCTGTAGCCGATTGGATTCCCTTTAAGTTGACAAACCATTGTATGAATCGAATTCTTATTATATTGAAGTACTTGGATGTATTTGGATTTCCTTGCTAATAGCATTCACTACTTTTATCAGTTGTCTTCAAACTATAGTACCTTGCCAAATTCCCATCTTAAAGTTTTGGTATTCCAAAAAAAGTTTCTGTTCCAGAACTTTTGGTTACCCGTCATGTACATATAATTGCCTATTTGTTTCACTGTACCCGTGATGACCTCTGTATCTGGACATAAACACCAATGAGGGCTGCACAGTCTCGATGTTCATGTTGTAAGTTTGGACTTTCATCCTTCTTGTATTGACAGTGATGTATGGATAACTCCAGTTTTTCTCACATTGTCGTAACCTCCTCCATGATGTTCTTTCCCGTTCTTGTTAATGGTCTTTCTCCATTGTAATGAAAACTTGGGTGTATAACCAACCATTGATACAGGAAGTGTATACTGCATAATAGTATATAATTTGCAATTTATAGAAGTTTTCTTATTGAGTTTTAGAGATAATGATTATTAACTCAAGTTGGTTCTCTTGTTCGAGATTTTTTTGAAGACGTTAACAAGAATATTGGCAAAAAGGAATTTGACACTTCTATTTGATCACTTCCTGAAATATGAATATTGCTAAATAGGAATTTGATACTAGTGTTTTCTCACTttctggtttttttttttttttttgatttcatTGTTCTTATTCTTTCATGAATTTTTGTGATCTTGATTCTCAAAGAAGTCAATTTAACATGTGAGCTTTGGACTAATAAGTATTTATTCAGTTGAGTAATATCCTATATCCCTaccaaaagaatatcttgttgattTATCTTCTTGTTGTATGAATCCTattaattttactttttttcttcAAGAACAAAAGTCAACGCTCACGAAGATCTATATTTGAAGTTGGGTTTGGCTTAACATAAGTGTCATGACTAGGTAAGATATTCTTATCATCTTTCATTATATATGATTTTGAAAACTTACTCATGACTTTTAGGATTTATTTGTAATGTATATATAATACTTAAATGATTATATATTTTATGATTTGATATTAATATCTgatttttagggtttcaaatgTTCCATCCAAGAATTGGATGGATTTACCAAGGTATATCAAAGAGTATATTGATGGGGTACAATCTTTCTTAGAATTTGCTTACCTTTATGGAGATCTTCAAGGCGAGGAAATTCAATGCCCATGTGCAAAGTGTTGCAATATTCGTTGGACTCAAAGGAATGTAATATATGATCATCTAATATGCTATGGATTTGTTCAAGGTTATACAAGATGGATTAATCACGGGGAATGGGAAATCCTTATGAATGTTGATGGTGACATGAGTGATGAAACTAACTCGTATGATGATATTAATGGGTTATTGAATGATCAATTTAGAGATATTTCACAAGCCGAAGGACTTTATGAAGGTCCAAATGAAGATGCCAATAAATTCTATAACTTAGTTGATGAGGCAAGCCAAGAACTCTATCCTGGTTGTAAAGGATTCTCTAGATTATCATTCACAATTCGTCTATATTTGTTGAAGTGTCTACATGGATGGAGAAATGCGTCATTCACTTCTCTTTTAGAGTTATTGAAAGAGGCGATGTCCGATTTGAACATTCCTTTATCCTAATATAATGCCAGGTCTATGGTTAAGGATCTCGGTCTTGATTATGAAAAAATCGATGCATGTCCTAATGATTGCATGCTAATTAGGAATGAACATAAGGCTGATGAATATGGTCATGTTTGTGGAGCTTCCAGATATATTAAATATCCTAAAGCAGATAGTGAGGTTGAGTTTTCTAAAAAAGCTCATCGCGTTTCAGCAAAAACTTTGAGACACTTTCCATTAATTCCTAGACTCAAAAGGCTATTCATGTGCTCAAAGACAGCGGAAACATTAAGGTGGCATGACGTGGAGCGTTCTAAAGATGGAAAGTTAAGGCATCCTGCTGATGCCCAAGCATGGAAAGACTTTGATAGTTTTCATCCGAATTTTGCAAGAGATTCTCGCAATTTGAGACTTGGCTTGGCAAGTGATGGGTTCAATCCATTTCGAACCATGAGCATATCTCATAACACATGGCTAGTTATCTTAATAGTGTATAATTTGCCTCCTTGGATGTGCATGAAGCCAGAATATTGTATGCTTTCTTTGCTTATACCTAGGCTGCGGTCACCTGTAAATGACATTGATATTTATTTACAACCATTAATAGAAAAGTTAAACGTGTTGTGGGAGTCTGGGGTTGAAACATATGATGCTTCAAGAAATCAAACCTTTCAAATGCGAGCAGCTCTTTTGTGGACAATTAGTGACTTCCCTGCATATGCTATGTTATCTGGTTGGAGTTCAAAAGGGAAGTTGGCTTGCCCTTATTGTAATTATGGCACTAATTCTCGCTATCTTAAACATAGTCGAAAAATGTGTTATATGGATCATCATGTGTTTTCTACCAATGGATCATCCATGGAGATCCAACAAAAGGTCTTTCAATGGGAAAACATAATTTAAGCCTCCTCCGCCTTTGTTAAAGGGAACTGATGTGCTTAATGACTTACAAATTATTAATAATGTCTTTGGGAAAAAGAGGAAGAGAACAAATGATGGCCCATGGAAgaaaaagttaattttttttgaattaccTTATTTGCAGCACAATTCATTATGTCATAATCTTGACGTAATGCATATAGAGAAAAATATAGTTGATAACGTAATTGGAACTCTTTTGGATATTCCTGGCAAGACAAAAGATCATGTAAATGCTCGTTATAATCTAAAAGAGATGGGCATTAGAAAGAACCTTCAACCAAAAGATACAAAGGATGGCAAGAGAACAAAGCATGCAAAAGCGTGCTTCTCAATGGCTAATGGAGAGAAATCAGTTTTTTGTGGTGTTCTAAAGACAACAAAGCTACCTGATGGTAGTGCTTCCAATATATCTAGGTGTGTGCAACTAGACGAAAGAAAATTATCTGGTTATAAGACGCATGATGCCCATTTCATGTTACATTACTTGTTGCCAATACCAATTAAAAGCATCTTTCCTGGTCATGTTGCTATTCCTTTGATTCGTCTAAGCTCCTTCTTCCGCCGTTTAAGTCAAAACGTTATCACACTAGAAAATCTAAATTGTTTGGAGATAGATATTAGAGAAACATTGAATCAATTGGAGCGATTTTTTCCTCCAACATTTTTTGATATAATGATTCATTTGCCTATTCATTTGGCAAATGAAGTAAGATTAGGAGGTCTCGTTCAGAATCGATGGATGTATCCTCCTGAAAGATATATGTGCACGTTAAAATCATATGTTCGCAACAAAAATCATCCAGAAGGATCTATTGCTGAAGCATACTTGGTTGAAGAGTGTTTGACTTTGTGCTCTAGATACTTACATGGGGGTGTGCAAACCAGATTTAATAGAAGACCCCGAAATAATGATGAATGTGGTTATGATACACAAATTTTCAGTTTGTTCCCTAAAAGATGCTTCCCTTTAGGAGCCAAAAAGAGTGATCCAATTGTTTTAGATGGCAAGTCACTATGCCAGGCACATGCATACGTATTGAATAATTGTGATGAAGTTCAAGAATATATTAGGTAATTTTGTTCACTTGTAGTATTTTCTTTTACGTAGATAATTCTAAAATTGTTTTATTTATCTTTTTCTAACAAATAAAAATTATTGTTCTGTAGAGAACATGAGGTGGA
This region includes:
- the LOC104243175 gene encoding uncharacterized protein: MVKDLGLDYEKIDACPNDCMLIRNEHKADEYGHVCGASRYIKYPKADSEVEFSKKAHRVSAKTLRHFPLIPRLKRLFMCSKTAETLRWHDVERSKDGKLRHPADAQAWKDFDSFHPNFARDSRNLRLGLASDGFNPFRTMSISHNTWLVILIVYNLPPWMCMKPEYCMLSLLIPRLRSPVNDIDIYLQPLIEKLNVLWESGVETYDASRNQTFQMRAALLWTISDFPAYAMLSGWSSKGKLACPYCNYGTNSRYLKHSRKMCYMDHHVFSTNGSSMEIQQKHNSLCHNLDVMHIEKNIVDNVIGTLLDIPGKTKDHVNARYNLKEMGIRKNLQPKDTKDGKRTKHAKACFSMANGEKSVFCGVLKTTKLPDGSASNISRCVQLDERKLSGYKTHDAHFMLHYLLPIPIKSIFPGHVAIPLIRLSSFFRRLSQNVITLENLNCLEIDIRETLNQLERFFPPTFFDIMIHLPIHLANEVRLGGLVQNRWMYPPERYMCTLKSYVRNKNHPEGSIAEAYLVEECLTLCSRYLHGGVQTRFNRRPRNNDECGYDTQIFSLFPKRCFPLGAKKSDPIVLDGKSLCQAHAYVLNNCDEVQEYIREHEVEVNNHRRGSRWSKAKNHSQNFSQWFETRVLHEDVSDLIKHLSIGPNSIAKRYYGYLINGYRFHTRQRDAKRKTQNSGVTLDALTTSFASSKDKNLVDENLTYYGRIIDIVELDYYGHFKVLLFKCDWYEVEEDIYGLTYVYFNKKYYQRRKEFEGKRHVRIFMQEVLKKERR